The genome window CAAGAACCAGTCCAACCGTGGCGATGCGTCGGATGAATGCGCGCCGAGTATTCATGGTGTTTGGAATCTGTCGGATGGGAGTTCCAAGTCAATATCAATGGTGACATCGCAGACGGACTCGGCGGCCTTATGTCGGGCTTTCAGCCCTGGATGGCGGGGGAGGCTTACCTGGGGTTGGCACCCCAGGCTGAGATGGGGCGCACCGTTGGTGCTCAGGAGAGAAAAGCGCCTACCCGATCACCAACCCAGCCTAGAACACCACCTGACCGATGCGCAGTAAATTCCCATCGGGATCCACCAACGCGAATTCCTTCATCCCCCAGGGTTTGTGCTCAAGAGCATCCAATCGGGGAATCCCCTTGCGCGGCAGCGAAGCCGAGCTAAATGATTGGTAGATCGCATCCGCATCCAAAACGCGAATGTAGCAGCCGGCGAACGACTCGGCCGGACGCAGCTCTGTGTGTGTAAAAAAGTGAATCTCAACCGTGCCCCGAGTCAGGATCGCGTAGGAATGTCCCGGTCCGCAAAGCTTCCCCTCGAACCCGAACTGCCGATAGAACCTCAGCGTGTCGCTCACCGAGCGACTAGGGAGAATGGGGATGGCAAGGTCGTTCGTTTGCATAGAATAAATGTAGGAGACGGTGATGAGTCTTCGGTTCGAGTTCTCGCTGTAGGAAGCGAGGTTGACGAGTGCTCAGGCTCGAGTATCGCCCCCCAAGCACTCCTCACGTCGTCCTCTACACCAAGAGCTCCAGGAGACGCGTGTCATGCTAAAGTTGAAAACGGCCGTAAAGCCGTCTGAGCCGCTCGCCGCCGGATTCCGTAGGGTTCTCATCGCCTCAGGGGTGACCTGCCTTTCGCTGGTGGATTCCCACCGAGTTTCCGTCGGGGTCCCGGACGAAAGCCATGTGGCAAACAGGGGTCTCGAGGGGACCAAAGTTGAACGGCACCCCGGCGGAGCGAAGCTCCGCGACCGCTTTGTCGAAGTCATCGACCTCCAAAGCAACGCTGCATCCATCGGAACTGGGGTTCATCCCCGGCGCCACGCCAATCGCGAGCGTCCCAGAGCCAATATCGTACTCCACCCAGTGGGCACCCTCCATCTGATGATCCATGGTCGCCGTGAGCCCCAGAACCCCCTCGTAGAAAGCGCGCGCCTTCTCCATGTTGGTGACCGGGTAGCAAGAAAACGCAATTTCGAGAATCTTCATATCTTTTGGTTTCGGCCAACAACAAGTTGCCCCGTCCAACCGGGGCTCAGGGACTGTTTCACCCACTCCACTTCGCCGCGTTCCGCCCTGGAGGCGAGCAAAATCACCTCAGCGGTGGTTCCGCCGGCCCAGGATTCCCCGCAGCGTCCTTGGTTTTATCCTCGGCCGGGCGTAGCTGAAAGATAAGAAACCGGTGTCCCTGAGCTTGAGCTGCTGCAAAATCTACTTGAGTGACTGGGAGCCCAACCTCCGCCGCTACGGGATAGAATCGGGCATAGGATACCTCGTCGAACGCATACGGTGCGCCGCGATGCAAACCGGGCAACATGTCTCCGAACCGGATCTTGTGAACGAAGCAGCCCTGGGCCATGGCGGCGTCATACTCCTCCACGAACTTGCGGACAGCCGCCTCGGAACCCGCTACGAGAGCCGCTCCGCCCGTGCAGATTATCTGCTGGCTGGCCGACAATCCGTAGTAGCCAATGACCTTAGAATCGCGATCCGCGCTCATATGAATTCAAACTGAAATGAAGCCTGAACCATCATCGTCCTGAGTCCAAGTTCGGAATGAAGAGGAAACCCAGGAGGGACGTTGAACCGCAATGGACGCAATGGACGCGAGGGGGAACCCGAAGGGAAGAGGAAACCGGAACTGTTCTTTCCCCTTCAGCCCAATCGATGCAGTAGGGCGGCATGCGGTTGCGCAGCAGGTTTTTGCGAAAACCGAGGCGTGAGGAGCGAGCGTATTGAGCGAAATACGTAAGCGACGAACAACGAAGGATTTCGCAAAAAAATCAAGCAAACGCGTGCTGAACGACTGCATGGA of Verrucomicrobiales bacterium contains these proteins:
- a CDS encoding VOC family protein, translating into MKILEIAFSCYPVTNMEKARAFYEGVLGLTATMDHQMEGAHWVEYDIGSGTLAIGVAPGMNPSSDGCSVALEVDDFDKAVAELRSAGVPFNFGPLETPVCHMAFVRDPDGNSVGIHQRKAGHP
- a CDS encoding VOC family protein — its product is MQTNDLAIPILPSRSVSDTLRFYRQFGFEGKLCGPGHSYAILTRGTVEIHFFTHTELRPAESFAGCYIRVLDADAIYQSFSSASLPRKGIPRLDALEHKPWGMKEFALVDPDGNLLRIGQVVF